The sequence below is a genomic window from bacterium.
TTCGCCATAATGAAAAAACACTATAAAGCCTATGCTCACGGCTTTGAGGGAGCAAAGGAGCTACGTATGCGGCTTATGGAAGCGAAGGACGCGAAAGAAGTGGAAAAAGTCACAAAACACTACCTTAAAACTGGGGCAATGCTTTCTATATAAACCTTGACATATCCCTTTTTTGTATGTATAAAGTAAGAAGGAGTGTACTTTTTAAAAATCACAGAAGAAAGGAGCGGGATATGCCGGGAGTTTTTCCAAAAGAAAATGTACCCGTCGGACAAAGACGATGGATATGTCCGTTATGTGGCAGTATCATATTGCTTCCTCAAGGCTACGACGGCCTTGTGAAGTTTGGCTGTTGCGAAAAGGTTTTCGATATTCGACCCGCGTATGTCCACCCGAGGCCGCTGAGACTTACCGCCCGGGATTGCGTATGCGGGAAAACTATCTTTACCCTCTCACGGCATTCCGGTTTCATCAAAACGAAATGTTGCGGAAGAATTTTTTTAATCCGTCCCGACGACTCGGCACTTTTGTCCGGGGAAAGTATTCCGAAAGGGGAGGAACTTTTAGACCTTAAGAAATTCACGTATCATCGTGTTGTGCCCGCCGCAGTATGAAAATACTGCGGCGTGTTTTTTTTGACATCCTTGGTTTTTTGTACTATTATTGCCTTTAAGCCACGGATAATGTTCTTTGTATAAAACGGAAAGGAGGTAACCCTATGTTCCGAAAAATGTTGGCTGTGCTTGTGCTCATATGCGCCGTCATGCTTTTCGGCCTTGCTCCGCCTGTGTTTGCAGGTGGCGGATGGGGTGGACACCACAGAGGACACCGCTCCTCGGGTATTTCTCTGGACTTCAAAGTTGTCCTTGAGTCCAAAGGTGACCACGGACGTCATTACCGCCATCATCGTCACCACAGGTACGTGAAGTATCGGCCGTACCCTCGTCATGGGCCGATAATTGTCATCGTACGAGATGGACGATACGGTTACTAATAATTCTCCGGGATCAAGTTGTACCCGCCGCAGTATGAAAATACTGCGGCGTTTTTTCTTTTTTAAATCTTGTTATACTACCTGTAATGTCGCATACCGTTTTATACCGCAAATATAGGCCGCAAAAGTTTCCTGACGTCATTGGACAGGACCATATTGTCAAAGTGCTGGAAGGCTCGGCTAGAGAGGGGAATATCTCCCACGCATATCTTTTTTCGGGTTCGCGCGGCACGGGCAAAACATCCGTGGCCCGTATTTTTGCGGATGCGATTGGATGCAAAGGAAATGATTTATATGAAATAGATGCCGCGTCAAACCGCGGAATCGACGATATCCGCCAAATCCGCGAATCGGTTCTCGGAATGCCATTTGAATCGAAATTTAAAGTCTATATAGTCGACGAAGTCCACATGCTCACCAAAGAAGCCTTCAATGCGCTTCTGAAAACTTTGGAAGAGCCGCCGGCATACGTTGTTTTTATTCTCGCCACGACGGAAATGGATAAGTTGCCGGAAACTGTCGTATCCAGATGCCAGACATTTCAATTCAAAAAGCCCAATCAGCAAATTCTCAAGAAAATGATTTTGGATGTGGCAAAAGGGGAGAAGTTTGCCCTTGAACCGTCTTCCGCGGACTTGATTGCAATGCTTGGCGACGGCTCATTCCGCGACGCGCTCGGAATTTTGGAAAAAGTCATCGTCTCGTCTTCGGACAAAAAAATATCCGTCAAAGAAGTGGAATTGGTGACGGGCGCCCCGAAAACTGCTCTTATCAATGATTTCATAACGAGTATTGTTGAAAAGGATATGAAGAAGGGGCTGACAGCCGTGCGGGAAGGGGCGGAAAATAACATTGACCCGAAAGTATTTTTAAAACTCGTGCTCCGTTCCGTGCGCTATGTACTGCTTCTGCGCTATGCTCCCGAAATGGAGCAAGATATTGCAGGAGAAGTATCCGACGAGACGTTTGAGTTCCTAAAAAAGCTCTCGGGGAATAAAGATGCCAACATATCGGGAGAGACTTTGCGTACCCTTTTGACGGCGTATTCCGAAGCGGGGAAGACAGCGATTCCCGAATTACCACTTGAGCTTGCGTTAGTCAAAATAATCGGGCAAGCTGGATAATATTGCCGGATCGTCTAATGGTAGGACATGGGCCTTTGAAGCCTAGTATCTTGGTTCGAATCCAAGTCCGGCAGTCAATAAGATTTTTTTCCAGTAAAAACTCGATAATAATCATTAAAAAAAAGGTATCAAATGCTACCCTGTTTTGTGCTATAGTTTTGGTGCATTTGCGATTCCAAGTACGGCAGTTCCGAAAACTGATAAACAGTGAATTATGACATCAATATTAGAAAATTTTATAAAAGCAATCAGTGATAAATACAAAATTTCGTTAAACGAAGCTTTTGAAATTTTGTCCATGTTCTCCATATTAGGCCGTCCTTTGGATGAGATATATAAGGAATATTGGGTGGCAGGTACGAATGACGGCGGTATCGATGGTATTTACATAGATGAAGATACGGGGAATGTACATATCTTTCAATCAAAAAATTCAAAACAACTTAAACAAAAAGATATTCAAAAATTTAAAAGCGACTACAAAAATTTTTTCGAATCTGGAAACACATCTAATATTGAAATTAACGAAAAAATTCAGGCTTTTATTGATGAGATAAAAGATTTTGGTGAGAAAGGGAGAATCCTAAAACCTATTCTTTATTTCTGTTACTCAGGAGAAAATACTGATCCCCCAAATGCAAAAATATTTAAAAAATTCGCTAAGCTAGTGGGTAATCCTCCTTTTTTTATTAAGGATTCAGTATTACTTATAGAAAATTTAAAATCTTTGCAGGGAATACAAAGATCTTCAATAGTTGAGTTTTCCTTCCACCCAGTCTCAAGTGAAATATACCCTGGGGAACAAGCAATTTTCTCGTTCTACACTCAACAAATTAAAGCCGCAAATTTCCGAATAAGTGCTATTGAACTCTGTAAGTTAATTGATGAAGAAAAAAGTAAAAATGGTACCATAGACACGTTATTCTCTGAAAATATCAGAGGTTATCTAAAGGTAAATAAGACCAACAAAAAAATACTTGAAACACTTCTTGATTCATCTAAAAGAAGTTTCTTCCCTTTTTTGAATAATGGTCTTACTTTTATTTGTGAAAATATGCAAATTCCAGCTCAACCGCAGGTAAACATTTTTCTTCTAAGTGTGAAAAATCCATTAATTGTTAA
It includes:
- the dnaX gene encoding DNA polymerase III subunit gamma/tau: MSHTVLYRKYRPQKFPDVIGQDHIVKVLEGSAREGNISHAYLFSGSRGTGKTSVARIFADAIGCKGNDLYEIDAASNRGIDDIRQIRESVLGMPFESKFKVYIVDEVHMLTKEAFNALLKTLEEPPAYVVFILATTEMDKLPETVVSRCQTFQFKKPNQQILKKMILDVAKGEKFALEPSSADLIAMLGDGSFRDALGILEKVIVSSSDKKISVKEVELVTGAPKTALINDFITSIVEKDMKKGLTAVREGAENNIDPKVFLKLVLRSVRYVLLLRYAPEMEQDIAGEVSDETFEFLKKLSGNKDANISGETLRTLLTAYSEAGKTAIPELPLELALVKIIGQAG
- a CDS encoding AIPR family protein, whose protein sequence is MTSILENFIKAISDKYKISLNEAFEILSMFSILGRPLDEIYKEYWVAGTNDGGIDGIYIDEDTGNVHIFQSKNSKQLKQKDIQKFKSDYKNFFESGNTSNIEINEKIQAFIDEIKDFGEKGRILKPILYFCYSGENTDPPNAKIFKKFAKLVGNPPFFIKDSVLLIENLKSLQGIQRSSIVEFSFHPVSSEIYPGEQAIFSFYTQQIKAANFRISAIELCKLIDEEKSKNGTIDTLFSENIRGYLKVNKTNKKILETLLDSSKRSFFPFLNNGLTFICENMQIPAQPQVNIFLLSVKNPLIVNGQQTARMIYKIYTEKGEKTLDKVYLTVRAYETKENRLIDMITEATNTQTTINFRDQMSNKHFNHWARIMFASKKVTYIAKRGEILNPNPLEGELSESVANDTVLKFWYATYHEDPHTAKTSKSRVLESIFLATKEENPSLAKLFSGNPNSPVYSQLYNAYQIYKLVLEKRKIIESKKQTDLEYIFHADELICYGIYKKLQKKKKLKNLSSINIESLYEEVRSIINEVVKEEKVNLGEVYAHSKYFKSEGILEDYKLKAGIK